In the Nitrospirales bacterium LBB_01 genome, one interval contains:
- a CDS encoding formylmethanofuran dehydrogenase: MSYNFEALLEESVRIHGHLCPGQVLGVRMSVLGLNSVGIDDPRGTERKDFLVYVEIDRCATDAIQSVTGATLGKRTLKFMDYGKMAATFVNLKTGCAVRVLAREDARFKSVEYFPNETDIHKAQLQAYMIMKDEELFDSMDVSVTIAPEDMPGRPLKRLECSQCGEFVQDLRHIEKDGKPLCKTCFNNNAYYVKKVI; this comes from the coding sequence ATGTCATATAATTTTGAAGCACTATTAGAGGAATCGGTAAGAATTCACGGACATCTGTGTCCCGGTCAAGTGCTCGGTGTGCGGATGTCAGTGTTAGGGCTAAACTCCGTTGGGATAGATGACCCCCGTGGTACAGAAAGGAAAGATTTCCTCGTGTATGTAGAGATAGACCGCTGTGCTACTGATGCTATACAGTCCGTAACGGGCGCTACTCTTGGTAAACGGACTCTTAAGTTTATGGACTACGGTAAGATGGCTGCGACATTTGTTAATTTAAAAACCGGATGTGCCGTAAGAGTGTTGGCAAGAGAGGATGCCCGTTTTAAATCAGTGGAGTATTTCCCGAACGAGACCGATATTCATAAGGCTCAACTTCAGGCTTATATGATTATGAAAGATGAGGAGCTGTTTGACTCAATGGACGTCTCGGTAACCATAGCGCCTGAGGATATGCCCGGTAGACCGCTTAAAAGGCTTGAGTGCTCACAGTGCGGTGAATTTGTTCAGGACCTAAGACATATAGAAAAAGACGGTAAACCCCTCTGTAAGACATGCTTTAACAATAATGCTTATTATGTGAAAAAAGTGATTTAA